In Electrophorus electricus isolate fEleEle1 chromosome 14, fEleEle1.pri, whole genome shotgun sequence, a single window of DNA contains:
- the LOC113572823 gene encoding epithelial cell adhesion molecule isoform X2 has translation MRAEMHRLRHHPSSLSQPTQMPVAHDGAPYDPQCGSDGLFRARQCDEADVCWCVDGLGVRRSHMGARSLEGEELVEASWVQVEVKHRGQQLPGIFAAAEYDVDACLITLDVKRNVGNQTHELSQLANYMEKDVNMQLLFDDLVKIEQTIAGEKLEMESIQAYYVGEEAASTTTQRLSGTMLTLSVALILAVLLGLLIQLLIRRQKQGKYEKAQTSEMEEI, from the exons ATGAGGGCTGAGATGCACCGCCTTCGGCACCACCCGTCCTCGTTGAGCCAGCCCACCCAGATGCCAGTGGCCCACGACGGTGCCCCGTACGACCCGCAGTGTGGTTCTGACGGGCTCTTCAGGGCCAGGCAGTGTGACGAGGCagatgtgtgctggtgtgtggacGGCTTAGGAGTACGGCGCTCTCACATGGGGGCCCGGAGCCTTGAGGGTGAGGAGCTAGTGGAGGCGAG CTGGGTACAGGTTGAGGTGAAGCACAGAGGCCAGCAGCTCCCTGGTATCTTTGCAGCTGCAGAG TATGATGTCGATGCCTGTCTCATCACTCTGGATGTGAAAAGGAACGTCGGCAACCAGACACACGAGCTGTCTCAACTGGCCAACTACATGGAGAAGGAT GTTAACATGCAGTTGCTCTTCGATGACCTAGTGAAGATCGAACAGACAATAGCAGGTGAGAAATTGGAAATGGAGAGCATCCAGGCGTATTATGTGGGTGAAGAGGCAGCCTCTACTACCACACAGAGGCTCAGTGGTACCATGCTGACTCTCAGTGTGGCCCTGATCCTTGCTGTTCTTCTAGGACTTCTCATTCAG ctCCTGATAAGAAGACAAAAGCAGGGTAAATATGAAAAGGCCCAG ACAAGTGAAATGGAGGAAATTTAA
- the LOC113572823 gene encoding tumor-associated calcium signal transducer 2 isoform X1 — MVSFGVLLFLSLFCVGSSHACFCASLSWATCNESSCECHVIVGKGQRQALNCTTSIPKCLLMRAEMHRLRHHPSSLSQPTQMPVAHDGAPYDPQCGSDGLFRARQCDEADVCWCVDGLGVRRSHMGARSLEGEELVEASWVQVEVKHRGQQLPGIFAAAEYDVDACLITLDVKRNVGNQTHELSQLANYMEKDVNMQLLFDDLVKIEQTIAGEKLEMESIQAYYVGEEAASTTTQRLSGTMLTLSVALILAVLLGLLIQLLIRRQKQGKYEKAQTSEMEEI, encoded by the exons ATGGTTTCATTTGGAGTCctgctgtttctttctctcttttgtgttGGATCATCACATGCTT GCTTCTGTGCCTCATTAAGCTGGGCCACTTGTAATGAATCTTCATGTGAATGTCATGTCATTGTGGGTAAAGGGCAGAGACAAGCTCTAAACTGCACTACAT CAATTCCAAAGTGCCTCCTGATGAGGGCTGAGATGCACCGCCTTCGGCACCACCCGTCCTCGTTGAGCCAGCCCACCCAGATGCCAGTGGCCCACGACGGTGCCCCGTACGACCCGCAGTGTGGTTCTGACGGGCTCTTCAGGGCCAGGCAGTGTGACGAGGCagatgtgtgctggtgtgtggacGGCTTAGGAGTACGGCGCTCTCACATGGGGGCCCGGAGCCTTGAGGGTGAGGAGCTAGTGGAGGCGAG CTGGGTACAGGTTGAGGTGAAGCACAGAGGCCAGCAGCTCCCTGGTATCTTTGCAGCTGCAGAG TATGATGTCGATGCCTGTCTCATCACTCTGGATGTGAAAAGGAACGTCGGCAACCAGACACACGAGCTGTCTCAACTGGCCAACTACATGGAGAAGGAT GTTAACATGCAGTTGCTCTTCGATGACCTAGTGAAGATCGAACAGACAATAGCAGGTGAGAAATTGGAAATGGAGAGCATCCAGGCGTATTATGTGGGTGAAGAGGCAGCCTCTACTACCACACAGAGGCTCAGTGGTACCATGCTGACTCTCAGTGTGGCCCTGATCCTTGCTGTTCTTCTAGGACTTCTCATTCAG ctCCTGATAAGAAGACAAAAGCAGGGTAAATATGAAAAGGCCCAG ACAAGTGAAATGGAGGAAATTTAA